One genomic region from Candidatus Nanosynbacter sp. TM7-074 encodes:
- the rpmH gene encoding 50S ribosomal protein L34, with protein sequence MPKRTFQPHTRHRAKTHGFRARVSTKAGRMVLKRRRLKGRAKIAI encoded by the coding sequence ATGCCAAAGCGAACATTTCAACCACACACTCGACATCGTGCAAAAACGCACGGTTTTAGAGCGCGAGTTTCTACTAAGGCCGGTAGGATGGTCTTGAAACGACGCCGTTTAAAGGGTCGTGCTAAAATTGCTATTTAA
- the rnpA gene encoding ribonuclease P protein component — protein sequence MLQQCNRFHGHGSLKFVYKNGQAARSSIATVKYVKNPYRSHSRFAVVVSKKVLKSAVRRNRIRRRVYEIIRLELPYLKNDQDVAIIIFSAEVLLMPHKDLKQVIKNLLSQAKLYK from the coding sequence ATGTTACAACAATGTAATCGTTTTCACGGTCATGGTAGTCTGAAATTTGTCTATAAAAATGGACAAGCGGCTCGTTCTTCTATAGCTACGGTAAAATATGTGAAAAATCCATATCGTAGTCATAGTAGATTCGCGGTAGTTGTGAGTAAAAAGGTTTTAAAATCAGCAGTGCGACGCAATAGAATACGTCGACGGGTTTATGAAATTATTCGTCTAGAGTTGCCATATCTAAAAAATGATCAAGACGTTGCTATTATTATATTTTCAGCAGAAGTGTTATTGATGCCACATAAGGATTTAAAACAAGTCATAAAGAATCTACTTTCTCAGGCAAAACTGTATAAATAG